A window from Hemiscyllium ocellatum isolate sHemOce1 unplaced genomic scaffold, sHemOce1.pat.X.cur. scaffold_993_pat_ctg1, whole genome shotgun sequence encodes these proteins:
- the rpp21 gene encoding ribonuclease P protein subunit p21: protein MIEFGEIQLPAEVHQWVLAKIDLQIEENYFEDLLSVNCRAKRLTSPSGFSLSPPPPTPRDPSVKRTICKRCSTLLIPGITAVVRQRGGRRKSVTVRCLACSLTKRFPRNPPGYVLWAERPEAEHQSPAPGGRERSGQTVQEAKTAERPAREDEAKGMEKRN, encoded by the exons ATGATTGAGTTTGGGGAAATTCAGTTACCGGCAGAGGTTCATCAATGGGTTTTGGCGAAGATTGATTTGCAGATTGAGGAAAATTACTTTGAAGACTTATTAAGTGTCAACTGCCGGGCTAAG CGTCTAACCTCTCCCTCTggattctccctctctccccccccacccacccccagggACCCCTCGGTCAAACGGACCATCTGCAAACGCTGCTCCACGCTGCTCATTCCCGGGATCACAGCCGTCGTGAGGCAGAGAG GAGGGAGACGCAAATCCGTGACCGTGAGGTGTCTGGCGTGTTCCCTCACCAAACGGTTCCCCAGGAATCCGCCGGGATACGTGCtgtgggccgaacggcctgagGCAGAACATCAGAGTCCTGCTCCAGGAGGGAGAGAGCGCTCCGGGCAGACAG TTCAGGAAGCAAAGACCGCTGAGCGTCCAGCGAGGGAAGATGAGGCGAAAGGGATGGAAAAAAGGAACTGA